AATTGTTATGTATCAGTGTGTCTATTTTATTAGGGAAAAATGAATGCCTCATTGAGCACGTTGTGTTAGGACTGTTTTTATACGACACTTTTGTATcttctaaaaaaaatgaactaaCTCAATTTGATAAGAATATCTTAAAAAGCATAATAGACCCCCCGAACAATGAAAGTACCTCTTTTCagaaattaatgaattatttttcgTCCTATATAAATGCCACGGTAAATCTGTAATTGcgtaggaaaaaaaaaaaaagcctaCTGGAAAGAACTACATGTATATGATGAAGATTGTGAATGTATGCACTTATATGTATACCTATTTGTACATTCATCACTCGTATTACATACTTATCACAACATAACGTGTTaacgaaaaaatagaaagcacttttctattttttgttcACAAATAATGCgtatttttttcgttttgttTAATGTCTGTTAAtactcatatattttattacgaTCGCCAAAGCTATAATGTATATTCGTttctttgaatatataaaaaatacatattaaataatggaTTTATGTTGTTTCCTTTAAAGTTGtgtactttattattttaattttaatttttttttttttttttttttttatttcaatatacaaaaatagaaaaaataataacttaaACATTAATTTAGCTGTTAACGAATGTTGTTTATGTTCTCATTTAACAacaatgtattattatttttactctaatttttttccattataactttaaaaaaaataaaataaaaataaagaataaatggCAACATGTGTTAataattagttttttttacAGCTAAATATTGATGAAAATggaattaaatgtataaaaaagttGATGTAAAAACTGcgcaaatatatgtatatgtatatgtatatatatatatatatatatatatgtatatgtgttggagaaatatatatacaaatatatatttatgtatgaatGGGTAATAATgcgagtaaaaaaaaaaaaaaatgtagctATACTCACTTTCATACTTGAAAGGTtgaagataaaaattaatacaacAGTGTGAGaattacaataatttaagaactgtttaaataaaaataagtatattgTAATTACAAGATATTATTCTCtctttctatatatataaatatacatatatatatttatatgcacatgtgTAAATACTCAGACCGTGTACGAGATACAATTCTGCACATTTTGTCCTTCATCATAATTCAGTTTTGTGTCTTATCAATGTTCATATTAAATAAGCTTTTGTAATTCATCGTAGAAGACAAGGACAAGTGCTCCCCCAGCGCCTCTAATGACGTTAGCCCATGCCCCTTTAAAGAACCCTCCAAGGCCTTCATTCTTCAAAATCTTAATCCAACAATCTATTGTATTTTTGTATTGAATTTCTTCCTTTGCTTTCCTACCTGACATCATCATCATTCTTCTTCTGACCGTATCGAATGGATAGGAAATGAGACCTGCTAATATGGTAACTGATTGAGCAACAGCCCATTTAAATACAATATgtgtatttttatcattattgaATAAAAGAGCTTTTGCACTGTCATATAAACCAAAATAGGATCCTCTGTAAACAATAATTCCAGTAACTGAAACACCAAAACCACTATATAAGGATAATAATCCtgtttgtttatatatttttactaaacAGTCTAGTAACCCACTAAATTGTCtgtcttttccttttccaaTGTCTGATGCTAATCTTGTTCTTGCGAAATCTAAAGGGTATACTATTAACAAAGAAATTGCTCCTGCTGTTGCACCTGacaaaatatttacacaAAAGAATTTACTGAACTCTGTATTTTGATCATATTttggaaatatatttttaaaataatcttTAAAAGCAAAGTTAAAAGCTTGTGTTGGAAAATAACGAATAACATTGGCTAAGTTTCCTCTCCATAATGACGCAACACCCTGTTCTTGTGATACTCTTTTAAAGCAGTTCATTAAACCACTATATCTTTCTACTTGTCCTGATTTTATCTCAGGTATAGAGTCTTGTGTTtgaattaacatttttactCTTTCTATAGGAGCAACCACTGTTTTTGATATAGCCGCCGACACACCCCCCATTAGGAAGTCTGCGgcaaaatttgtttttatatccCCTCCACTCATTTTCGCAAATAGTTtcgtaatatattatttaatatatgcgATATGTTGTGAACACACAACTCAAAGTATACTCTATGTAATGTTTACACAATATTAAGGATGCGCTATGCTACATATATACTGTTCACACAACGTTATTTATGCgctaattatttatttgataCCTATTTATAAGCAAGTATTACTTACgcacaaacatacatatatacacccATACATAGATATAAATGTGTTATTCAGGCCGCAGATTCTCTcaacaatgaaaaaattgaTGTAAAAAAacgtttttaaaaatgtaaaatataaataatactatataaaaaataataatatattatttgttcagACAAAtcatgttttatataaaatattttctttaaaaattttttttatctgttctcatttttcatattattccaaaaataaatatgagaTTTTAACTTTGGGGAGGAAAAATATCTCTTATTCTACAATAAgcttatataacatattataaaaaattatttaagaatactacaaaaaaattataaaacataacggaaaaacacatataatgcatatatatttatttatgtacatataataagCATGTACTAATGCAATATGCAAAAACGTTATAAGTAGCATctaatacgtatatatatgatatatatacacatatatttatacatatacgtagtACGTATaagtgtaatatataaatttataaatatatttttccaaatatcttatgttttttttcctcttaaaaattaaagagaTCTTAATTTCAAGGAAAAGTGcttgggaaaaaaaaagaaaaaagaatacatCAAAATCTGTGAAAAAACACTTTTTAAAGCTAAGGAAATATTTCTACGTATAACAAATACAATTTAACTCGATCCTATAATCCTGTAAAACTTTTTATTCGACTTAACCTTTTTTGCTACGTATGATGCATATATTggtgtattaaaaaatgtaatatattatatatatgtgcttatgttcttttttcctacaattttttcttctctctTGTCATTTATACTtcagtatatataaacgtaaAGGTATCTATATAACTTTtgtatattgttttttttacagATTTTCTTTGATATTTTCGTTAACTTCTTTTTGTAATGTTTATAATGCCTTTCTCATTTTgtattcaattattttttttttgaatcatggtttttaacttttaattttggttcacaattttcctttttaattttgttttttattatttttaattttttaaatcctGTATACTTTGcaagtatttttaaatttttatatctttttaaacttaattccttttttaaattttatataaaaaatctttttaatttattttttttttttaattttagcGTATCGTTGTTTTAatcatatttctttattttattggctcatttttttttttttttttttttttgtatatttttatgtagatatacatacatacattgtGCATATCAATTATATAGAGAGATAAAGAAATACAGTGTATTTAATTGATTTTTCAACAACATGTGCTTTGTTCAATTCTTTATTAGCGCTAGTCGTATGTACAACATTCTtctgaatatattaaaaattggtcagaaataatttcatgttatacctctttttttataaatatttagatatAGTGCATACGTAATAggttattctatttttttattgtgttaaacattatatgtatatgttatatatattatatatatacatatacatgtatatttatttatgtatgtatatgtatattattgaACTTGAGAGgtaacaattattttttattcatatatcctatattttttataagaaagagtaaataaatttataacaaatgaaatctagtgtaaaataaaaaaaaggttccATGCggaatatactttttaatgcATTAATGTTCTATTGTATCTTgcaaaatattcaaaatatgtagcaaatatatacataatacattaattcttttattaaaaacgatttacttgtttttgttttatagtATTTGTAGAATTGCAAATTTTGGCAATAtgttttttacctttttaaaaatttttatattttatttaattagatttttaacatatgcatatgtatgtattataaaaaggatattattgggttcaattttttttttccataagtGAATATTAGGAGAAagatttaattatttacataaatatatacatatatatgaatacatatatatgatgtaGCTGTACTGAGGAATggaaagaaaatttaatattttttagaataaataatgtaagtAGCAAATTCTGATTAAAGAGCGACAACAAGTGTTGATacggaaaaataaatttatgcttcataaaattatttaaaataatgaaaaaaaaaggaaaagcaaaaaaatgatgtcatttaaatgtaataatgagaaacttaaaaaaattaaatataaataaaattaagggAAGAAGTGAGCTTACCTGCGCACGCATTCTGTATTTACATGGAAAATTaaacattaattataaatttagaGATTCTCAAAttaattttagaaaatatgtatgttttgttttgttttattttaattttttttttctttattattactggcttaattcaaataaatacGAAATACggaaagaattaataaaaatatttttttttaattttataattaaattatcattaatacaaaaaacaaaagggTCGTACTTGTGAGATTTACTTGAGGGATATATAAAActtgtaattttttcttgttcctttttttgacaaaatgaataaaggaaaaaatcttcataaaatattttaactgCATTAAAAAGGCTTTCTTCGAAGTGATTAAAATACTCCGTAACTTCTCTGTAATAATTATCGAgtggaatattttttccattttcttttttgttgtctgaatatttatttaattttaaaatggtaTCATAACACCTTATCTTTTTAATAAGTAGGTGTTGTTTTCTACATGTTTCGTAATCAAATGGTTTtcttgtttttaaaaaataatttaaacaatCATTATTCAATCGCAAGTATAACGAAtcaaaaagaatttttaatttacatgTTCTTATTAAGTTGGAAATTTGGTGATTACCATTTTCACctactttctttttatttttttctgataaCACACTTTTTTGGAAAAGGCGAGTTTTTTGTTCGTACAAATCTGCtagtaacaaaaaaaagaaaatccttaattcattaatatttaaattgtttacattgtttatattatttacattgttcatattatttacattgtTTACATTGCTTATATTGTTTACGTTTTTTATACTGTTTATACTGTTTATATTGTTTAtgttgtttatattatttacattgtTTACATTGCTTATATTGTTTACGTTTTTTATACTGTTTATATTGTTTAtgttgtttatattatttatattatttatattgtttattttgtttatattgcTTATATTGCTTATATAgcaatatatatcattaaataaaacatcAATGTAATCACAGTCATAACTGAAACtcgaataaaaatatttgctcTTATTATTGTTGTTCTTGTGGTGtgctaaataattttctgCTGTACGTGTCAGTTCATTTTTCTTGTCTTCTGTCCTATCACTGTAGCCTTTCTCTTTGccattattacatattacaGATTGCAACGATTTttcgaaaaataaaaaacatgtCTCATTTAATAGGAGTACAGgtgttacatatatgtacaatgatataataattttttctgttatataattaaatctAATTTCATCTAATACTTGTGTTAATTTGTTTagaatattttcttctttctgtAACGTTTGCACAGAATATACAGATAAGATGtgcaagaaaaaaataaggattTGAGCGTCTTTTACTTTAGAAAGAGCTTTATATATgactaaattaaaaaaaaaaaagttaatttgATAATTCccactttttaaaaagtataaaaacaCGAGCAAGGGTTTTATGCCTATGGAGTGGaaattattaagtatatCTATGCATAAATCTTGCAATATAATGTCATCAAAaggaatattaaaatatgatgatgaacaaaaaatataaatgatattcttatagttatatttttttaatttgagttttatttttgaatacaaagaatttaagaatatttgtatttctttataactgtttaaatttttctgaGCATATTTACATAGACACATGAAAATATCAGTAatatctttttcattataatgatttttattaaataaaatttttaaacgaaataaaatttttttaaataattcgtGATCAAgcaaatttaaatttactaAACAATTTAACATGATACAACAATTATACacattaaaaatgtttaactgattatttaattcatttttaatgtattcataaatattataataatttttgattcttagtttatttatattatgtacaagGAAACAAAAGTCTTTCttctttaatttaattaaagttccattttttgatatattatgtgagctgttattttttcctttttccaaATATTCAACGAgtgtatcttttttttttagtaaatttgAGAAAGTTCCACATTGTTCATTATCCATCCTACTGTTAATACTTTCGTTAGAGATAAAACTTCCATTCAAATGAGTATATGTATCAACGTTATTTACATAATCGTAAGTAGAAAAAGACTTATTGTGAATCGTTTCATCATTATTTAGTAgacctttttttattttgacttttttttcttcttttaaatttagaTTAATGACGactgataaaataatttccttaaaaaaattgtcttctttaaaattatacttttGCAACACATTCATCAGCATGTTCAGGGAACATATATCTAAACTATGCAAATTGCGTAAATTGTGAGTATTGTACACCTCAGAGTATAACCAATTTTGCATGCTCATTAgcatctttttaattttaagtaaaacgcaattttgaatatttccTTTCAACTTAGTATAGctataaataaacaatatcAAGTGATTGTaacatattttgttaaaaaataaaaaataaagaaaaagcttgtacataatattttttaactcatgcatatttttcaaatgcTCCAGATCATTTAACTTGGAGTATGTGTTACATATTAATGTTAAATCTAAAAAGTTCAAGTGATTTCTCCTATTACTAAAAAGAGAACTAACATTCTCTTCATTgtttttatacattaatttattccagttttttatctcatttttttcatacgtAATCAgcttattattcatattatcaATGTTAGTAGTGCAAGgcactttttcatttttcaactTGTTCAAGTGAAAATTGGCGATTACTATATCACTGTACGGATAAAAGCTAGACTGtgtaatatcatttttttttctttctgcGTCCTTCTCTTTTCTGATATGTATTAAGAAACCCTTCTGACAATTTAAgatgaaaattaaattatgggTAAACAAGTTTAAAAAGttcaaattaatatatttataagaattTACAATACTATAAAAGGACagaattatttgttttaagtGCATGTTGAAAATGAAACTTATATTGTCCGGATTAACTATACTTCTCCAAAATTTATTATcgttaatgttttttttacttaataaatgaattataatagAAAAGTCATTTTCACtcaattttttgaatttcaGAAGATGTAAAAAACTGTCattaaatttgtatatattacataaatcaTCTTTTCtacaaaattttcttatttgcCTGACTAACTCAGACTGTTCAAAAGGGTTGATATATGAACTTgtatctttttcatttattctattttcaTGTGTTTGAACTGTATTTACGACCTTCCCCTTTGTTGCAggtaaatttaaatattccttatattcattaattatgttaccattaaaaaatatatttccataTTCTACATTTGAAGCGTTACTTTTTATGGTTGTTTCAAATTTcttaacatttatttttctaagatttccaaaatatatttttaaaaatatatctaccTCCTTTGCTACACTTAGATGGGTACATTTCTCTAAACATTTCATCTAATTtcgagaaaaaaaattcgaCAAAATATAATCCTCTTTTTTTGTCTATTTTTAGCATATAAAAACGAACATCTCAAAACGAGGGactttaaaacatttaaaaaagggGATTGTGATATCAAAAAGTGTAAAGTGTATCTATATGTATACCTtggtatgtatatatttaagggATTTACTAAAAGTCCACactttttcatatatatgggAAAGTATCACATTTATGCTTCtcttttttcactttttatcCCTTGTAAATTATTCCGTGTCGGAATAGATTTTACAATCAGTGAAGATGGTATTCTGAGCTGTTACTTTGTTGTTTCTTTCTTtgtattgtttatttttatttatttatttttttttcatttattgtGTGGCACTCGAAAATGCATAAAGgggtaaaatataattttatcttttactCGATATAATTTCAACGTTTTTTCTTTCGAAATGACTTCGGTATTTTCTCCGTCcccaaaataattttaatgctTCTTTTCCATTGTGGAAATCGTTttattaatgatattttCGAAATagtttttatgttttttcatgttttctTCAATCAGTGTTgaaattttttgatttttagaaataacttaaaaaaattttatttcgtttttttctttctttttttcacaaTTTTTTCCAATGTTCCTTCTACTAGTTAAAACTCCATATACGCaatgtgaatatatatatgtacaacacatgtattattaaaaaaaaaaaaaaaaattataatgttaTCATATGTAGAAAAAATGCAGACATGCAAAGgcattttatttatccatttttgataaattttaaaaaattttgggaatgtcataaatattataaatttatgtttatacatttgtatataaagGCTAAATTTGATAtgagaaatatatttcattgttgcatatttatgcattttttttttttttacggttttattattaaaaatgaagaggaaactttttttttgtttgtataCCATTTGACTATAATTGTGTGCCccaatatgtatatatatatgcatatatatataaaaatgtgcacatatataaagatGCATTGTATAAATATGCTAAAGTAAATATGAGTATATAAATaggcatataaaaatatgaataaatgtaaattataatgtTAAACAATATTTCACatgcataataaaaaaatagcaaataAAAGTTTAAGACATTTcgattttgtttttaatcacctttttcattttatatgatGGAAAAactgttttgtttttttgtacttttgTACCTTcgttctttctttctttcgttcctttttttttttttttttttttttataaaatagaatagtATTTGTagattttgtatttaaatttaagaaCATGGGAATGTAACACCCACTGTGTGcaacatatgcatatatatttgtatacatatatatatatatatatatatatatatatatatatatatatttgta
The window above is part of the Plasmodium malariae genome assembly, chromosome: 10 genome. Proteins encoded here:
- the PmUG01_10048200 gene encoding conserved Plasmodium protein, unknown function, whose protein sequence is MKCLEKCTHLSVAKEVDIFLKIYFGNLRKINVKKFETTIKSNASNVEYGNIFFNGNIINEYKEYLNLPATKGKVVNTVQTHENRINEKDTSSYINPFEQSELVRQIRKFCRKDDLCNIYKFNDSFLHLLKFKKLSENDFSIIIHLLSKKNINDNKFWRSIVNPDNISFIFNMHLKQIILSFYSIVNSYKYINLNFLNLFTHNLIFILNCQKGFLIHIRKEKDAERKKNDITQSSFYPYSDIVIANFHLNKLKNEKVPCTTNIDNMNNKLITYEKNEIKNWNKLMYKNNEENVSSLFSNRRNHLNFLDLTLICNTYSKLNDLEHLKNMHELKNIMYKLFLYFLFFNKICYNHLILFIYSYTKLKGNIQNCVLLKIKKMLMSMQNWLYSEVYNTHNLRNLHSLDICSLNMLMNVLQKYNFKEDNFFKEIILSVVINLNLKEEKKVKIKKGLLNNDETIHNKSFSTYDYVNNVDTYTHLNGSFISNESINSRMDNEQCGTFSNLLKKKDTLVEYLEKGKNNSSHNISKNGTLIKLKKKDFCFLVHNINKLRIKNYYNIYEYIKNELNNQLNIFNVYNCCIMLNCLVNLNLLDHELFKKILFRLKILFNKNHYNEKDITDIFMCLCKYAQKNLNSYKEIQIFLNSLYSKIKLKLKKYNYKNIIYIFCSSSYFNIPFDDIILQDLCIDILNNFHSIGIKPLLVFLYFLKSGNYQINFFFFNLVIYKALSKVKDAQILIFFLHILSVYSVQTLQKEENILNKLTQVLDEIRFNYITEKIIISLYIYVTPVLLLNETCFLFFEKSLQSVICNNGKEKGYSDRTEDKKNELTRTAENYLAHHKNNNNKSKYFYSSFSYDCDYIDVLFNDIYCYISNISNINKINNINNINNINNINNINSIKNVNNISNVNNVNNINNINNINSINSIKNVNNISNVNNVNNMNNVNNINNVNNLNINELRIFFFLLLADLYEQKTRLFQKSVLSEKNKKKVGENGNHQISNLIRTCKLKILFDSLYLRLNNDCLNYFLKTRKPFDYETCRKQHLLIKKIRCYDTILKLNKYSDNKKENGKNIPLDNYYREVTEYFNHFEESLFNAVKIFYEDFFLYSFCQKKEQEKITSFIYPSSKSHKYDPFVFCINDNLIIKLKKNIFINSFRISYLFELSQ
- the ADT gene encoding ADP/ATP transporter on adenylate translocase, putative, with protein sequence MSGGDIKTNFAADFLMGGVSAAISKTVVAPIERVKMLIQTQDSIPEIKSGQVERYSGLMNCFKRVSQEQGVASLWRGNLANVIRYFPTQAFNFAFKDYFKNIFPKYDQNTEFSKFFCVNILSGATAGAISLLIVYPLDFARTRLASDIGKGKDRQFSGLLDCLVKIYKQTGLLSLYSGFGVSVTGIIVYRGSYFGLYDSAKALLFNNDKNTHIVFKWAVAQSVTILAGLISYPFDTVRRRMMMMSGRKAKEEIQYKNTIDCWIKILKNEGLGGFFKGAWANVIRGAGGALVLVFYDELQKLI